The genomic stretch TAAAGAGCAAAGTGGGAAATGTGTTGAACAACTTGATGTAATCATGCTGAGTCAAAAAAATATCTCGAACGTTTTCTCCATCCTCGCACACTCAGTACCTAGATACAAAATATTTATCATCCAAAAGCTTCAACAATTGTTTTATTTCAGTTCTTGGACCTCTTATTCCCTTGTTGTTTCAGGAACGAACATTGTATACTTGCTTGATATTTGAGATATTTTGAGGTCTTTTTTTGTTTCAAAGTTGTTGATATGTTTCTGGGCTGCACCATGTTCAATGACATGTCATAAACAAGTTCCTTCTCTCCAGGTTTAAGGCGACATGCAATGGAATGACTGACTAACTTGTAACACATGCCATTATTACGTATACCATAAATCACATTAAATCTTCATGTATTATTCACCATAAGGTACCAACACAACTTAAAAGGACATTTACATCTCCTCAAACCAATATCATACCGTTTCAACATACAAATAGGTTTTGTATGATTTCCACTTATTTTGCATCTCAGTGTCATAAATACATGTCTTATATCTGAACCATTATTTGATCTCTCAATTACATCACCAAATCCTAATTTAACAGCTTTTGTGCAGATCCATTGGAGCATATGTTCACTAATAACAAACTCTTGTTCATTTGTAAATTATTTATCAATATCCACATTGATATCAAGCGATTTTACATTCGTAGACACATTAACTTTGGGGACAACATCATGGTGCACCATATACCAACCATtatagaaaaaaaaattaaaaactgACCAAATTCAGTGTTGAACTAACTCGGAAATACAACTTTGTATGTCATTCAACGATAATCCAAAAATAGATTTCTGGACACAACGTTCATTTTTTCAAGCAGAAAACCAAATTATAGCAAGTAATGAGGAATGAAATACATGTACACTACCTAAAATTTCAGCTTCTTTTACTCCTTTTgatttgaaaaaaatataaaatgtTATTTTGAAGTAGAAACATTGATTGAGTGTGGAATGAGGTTTTTATAGGGTTTGAAGAAGAAATGGTGGTATGATCATGAGTGAAGCAAACATGCAAAGTTATGTTTTATTAAATTTATTGCTTGACAAATCTGGAAATGCACTTCCAAAATCCTTACTGAGTTATGAAATACATGCAAGGTGGTGTTTTTTCAAATGTTCGCTTGACAAATATGAAAATGCACTTCCGAAATCCTGATTGAGTTGTGAAATACATGCAAGGTGgtgtttttttttcaaatttcCATTTGACAAATCTGAAAATGCACTTCCGAAATAGTCACTGAGTTGTGAAATAAACAAAATTATTGTAGGGGTGAGTTCGGAGATACACTACAGACTAATTTTTAGGAAAATAGGTGCGTGTCTCACTTATAATGTATTTTAGTGAGAAATACGTGCGTTCAAAGATGTACTTCTAGAATTAAAAGGGGCATTTTTAGGTTTTTAAAGAGTGACTCTTCACCACTAAGGATGGGAAGAACAACCCTCAATATTTTAAGGGAAATGTTATTTCCACCCTTAAGGGTGCGCCCCACACCTATGGGAATCCCAAAATGCCATTCATTTGTCTCGATATGCATATTCAAACGCACCTAAAATCAAACTAGTCTCCATATTTCTGAGATTCACCCCATTTTGAACAAAAATtatccgaagatgcatctctgtaTTCTATCTGAGGATGCATACCTGAATTACCCTATGTACTTAATTATGGTGTTTTAATTTACTGAGATGGTTTAATTAACAACTCAGTGATATTTTCGGAGATGCATATCCGAAAATGTCAAGTGGAAAATTGGATAAAACACCACCTTACATGATCTTTTTCTTCATGCTGAAACTAAACTTCATTTCAAAATCCTTAAAAATATTTCTTTCATTCttaatcaacttttcaacatcAAAACATCATTCTTGTATGTTATCAGAAAATGAGAGATCTTATAGAAAATGTTTATGATAGGGTGTGTATTGATTTAACACATTTGGTTTCTCGAAAATATTTTTCCCACTTCGGAGCAGGCCACCTCAAAATCCATTTAGATGCATCATGTGTATTAAGTGACTTTCAAAAACACAAAATTTTGTTCAGGTTTATTTGAAACCGGGATGTCCTACCAAAGATATCGAGGTACATGAGTGCACGTCACATTTCACCCAAGATGCTGAAACTTAGTTGGATCACTTTCTAAAAAGGATTGAAGAATTCACCAAGTTAAGCGACGTTGAAAGagaataaaataagaaaaagtcaaagaaggATCCGCCAATAGATTTAAGTAGTGACACATGTTTTGATACATTTTAGTTTTAATATAACAATGTAACTCATTTTTTGTATGTAATATTGTTAATTATATAATCTCAATACAATTTATGACATACATAATGTATATTCTACTTTAGTGTTATAGAAATTGGGGGTAAATTTTGGATAATGTCCCAATTTTTCTGTTTCTGTGTTTTATTGCTTCTATATCAATACTGATTTTGTTCTGGGTGAGTGTGGATATGCATCTTCGAACACACCCAATTTTAATTggaaaaaataataaatatgaGCTTTTACAGATGTAGATCTCCGGACACACCTTTATTTTGAAAAAAGGGCGTGTCCGGATATGCATATTTGAAATATGTCACGATGAAGGGATATAGTTTTTATGGTCCAACTTGATCTACAATTTGTATAAATAGAGGTTTCTCCTCCATTTTCTTTATAAAAATCAGAATGAATGCATATCCCCATCTTAACTTTGTGTATTTTAATGACACAAATCCCCCACTTCAATTTAGGGTCTCCGAGAACATACTTTCTATCGATATGAAAATCAAACTAAATACTCTCCTGTGATATCTAGAAAATTGGAGAGTTTGTCAAGCTCGAGTGTTGTTCACCATCGATTGACAACGAAGGGAAGATACATTTCACATGCTTGAATTGAAGACAAATGACGATTTAAAGTTTGTGTGAAGTGCATTTTACCGTTAGTCAACTAGTACAAGATCGACCGAAGATATTCTAAAGATGTTGCAACGTCGTGAACCATTCATTTATAATTAAATGTAATGTTGAATTTATGTTAATATTAACAATATctatataatatttattttgatgttaatttattttgtttttccTTTATTCTGCCATTGTTGCTAACAATGTATTTTTGAGAAGTGTCTAGGGTTGAAACAAAAATACATCTCCAAATTAAACAAATAAGTAAATTATTGTGCCACATCAATTTATGATAAGAAGTGTGTAAAAAATATGCGGTTAAAACGTAACCTTCATGCAATTTGACCCGACTTGGCCCGACCCGACATCCACTTAGTTTGAGCTCTCTAACATGTTGGTCACCTGCTGGATTTTAAGACACGGTCCGAAGGGACGAATGACGATTACGAAAATCTCTCCACAGGATTGAAAATTGAAATCCCTCTTTCTCTGTTTCTCATCTCATCTCATACCAATCAATCAATCATTCAATAAAATGGCAAATGTTTTGAAGGGTGGTAGTGTTGTTATGCTCTCATTTTTCTCTTCACGAACCACCACACTCTCCcgaacatcaacaacaacaaaaacccACTGCTCATTTCTTCCCAAGTTCCCTTTTTTCTCACTCTCATCTTCCTCACGCCCCAAAACCCCATCTGGGTTTCCTTCCTATTGCACTCTTGCTTCCGACCCAGTCCCGGAAGCCATAGCTGCTGAAACCAATAGCAACGGTGAAAATGACAAGAGTATTAAAGATGCTGCTGGGTTGCTTGACATAAGGGTGGGTCGCATTATCAGGGCATGGAAACACGATGAAGCCGAAACTCTTTACGTTGAAGAAGTTGATATTGGTGAGCCTGAACCTAGAATCATTTGCAGTGGCCTTGTCAATTACATCCCTCTTGAACACCTTCAGgtttctctctcttttttttttttttcatttcaatttCTTGTAGGGTATATCTCTCCCCTAAAGAAGAACATGTCTTTAACTTAATTGCTCAACTTATGTATGTTAGTGTGAGTTTTGTGTTATGCCGTTAATGAATTTTCTGAGCTTGTTTTATTGGAATGAATCATATTTGTGTTTTTCTGTACAATATAACACATGGTAAGACACAAATGCAGGGGAAAAAAGTTATTGTTCTTTCGAATCTGAAGCCAAGGAATATGCGTGGTGTCAAGTCATGTGGAATGTTGATGGCTGCTTCTGATTCAAAGCATGAGAATGTTGAACTTCTGTTCCCTCCCGAGGAAGCAAATCCTGGCGAAAGAATATGGTTTGGATCTAAAGATGAAAAGGACAATCAACCTGAAGCTGCCAAACCGAATCAGGCAATAATAACTCAACTTAAATAGTATTACATCCAAAAGAGTTGAATACTCCACCTAATAATCCAACCATCAAATTATAAGTTCTTGTTGAGTAGATCAACTTTACAAATTTACTTAAATTTTATAACTCTTGAAGTGAACAATTGTGTGCATTTTTTAGAAACAATGAAAATGCCAAAAGAGTTGTTTTCATTATTTCTAGACGGGCACCATCTCTAGCTAGCATTTCATCTTTTCTCTATCACAATAGTTCATTTCAAGAGTCTTGCATCTTATCagcaatttttttttaaaaactaagATTACATTAGTGCAAAGGCTTATTTGCAAGTTAAAATGAACACACATTTTAGAAAATGAAAACAGGGTATATTTTAATCTTGTTCTTCCTCTCTTACCATTGATATTTTGTGTGGTTTATTCTTGTGTATTGCCATAACATTCTCGTGTAACAACATGCAGATACAAAAGAAAAAGATATGGGAATTGGTGCAGCCTCATCTTAAGACAGATGTTTCTTGTACGGCGATGCTAGGTGAGCATGTAATGAGTACATCTGTAGGCACAGTGGCATGCCAGTCATTGCAGAATGCAAATATCTCCTGACCAACACTCACTCTCTCAATTTACACATCGGAATAGGCAATGTAATTCTTCTTTTTTTGGCTCGTGTATAAACATTTGTTCTTtatatttttatgattttaaaTTGTTTTTCAGAAGTTTCACTTGGAAATAAAGGTTTCAGCTTAGCATTAATATCTTGTCATGGTTGTCAATAATTTTACAATTATAATCTATGGTATGATACTGTAAAAACAATTCACACAGATATCCAATCAGAAATCGTCATGTTGGTATTTTAAAACACACATATATAAAGACTATTTTAGAAATATTCATAAACAAAATGGAGACATTAAATATACTAAATATTTTTCTTCATATATGATGATATCTTCCTCCTTTTACCCGTGTAAGGTATAGCACCCAAGAGGTGGTTGTCGGACAAGTTTAGGCCCCCCCAAAATGTCAAGGAAGGCAAACTTAAAGGAATTGGAGAGATCAAAAGATGATAGTTGATGCAAATTTGATTTGGTTTCCGGAATTTGTCCGGTTATACGGTTTCTTGACAAGTTGAGAACCACCAAACCAGATAGTTTTGTAATTTCATTGGGAATATTTCCTGTGAAGTTATTATTAGAAAGGTCTATGCCAGTAACAAGGGAAAGTGTCTTGGTATACTTTAGTCTTTGGTCTTTTATATACACATTCAAACTTTCTTCATAGTAGCGACCTTCATAATATCCATACAGTAAGTACATATTTTTCTTCTGCGCTTCGGCTATAGCTTTCAGATCACCCAAGCTTGCTGGAATGCTTCCAGTCAAGTCATTTCTCGAAAGGTCGAGGACTTGCAACGAGCCTAATTTTGAAAGTTCAGGTGGCAGTTTGCCAGAAAAGGCATTAGACCATCCATAGTTTCTAATAGGGGTGGCAATTTGATCCATTAACAcaaaatccatccaatccatccatcaaaaaatccatccaatccatccactaaataaaaattaagttaatggattgatccaatccatccatttataaacatggattgatccaatccatccaacacattttaatgatccaatggatttttttatttaattttaaaaaaataaattttttcaaatattaaaaaaaaaattgaaaaaaaaatcatttttttttgaaaaaaatataatttttttttgaaaaaaatataatttttttttgaaaaaaaaataatttttttttgaaaaaaaaataattttttttgaaaaaaaaataatttttttttgaaaaaaataattttttttgaaaaaaaaataatttttttttgaaaaaaaataatttttttttgaaatttttttttttttttcgaaaaaaaaatatatttttttgaaaatacaaaaaatattaattttttttatctaatgttaaaaaaataaaaaatatatttttttatggtcaaataattttttatctaatgttaaaaaaataaattttttcaaatatcaaatttttttttgaaaaataaaaaatattttttatttcgattttttttttaaataccaaaatttgattttatttttgatgtttttttacgaatataaaaaaaaatcgaaaataaaaaagatattttattttacttttttgaaaaaaaataatttttctcaaaaaaaaatactgatattgttttattaaaaaaacgtaaaaaactttttaaaaaaaaataaatttcaaagaaaaattttaaaggaaaataaaatggatggatggatatccatccactaaaaatatgataatggatggattggatggatttttattcttaatggatggattggattggatatttttaaaaaacttttagtggattgttaatggataatggattgttttgatccatccattaacgatccaatccatatccatccaatccatccattttgccacccctagtttCTAACACTGACAAATTTCTTAAAGATGATGGCAAATCCCCCGAAAAGTGATTGTCATTAAGGTGTAATGATCTGAGTAGTTGTAACTGGCCCAAAGAATCTGGAATTGTTCCCAAGGTCTAGTACATCCAGAAAAGAGCAATTTGCAAGGCTTGGAGGGATCCTTCAGTTAAGTTGTTGTTTGAAAGATTAATGACAGTAACAGTGACATTTCTCCTAAAGACAACGGTATTTCTCCATGGAGTTGATTATGAGAAAGAGATAGAAATCCCACATGATTCATTTGTTGACATATGTTTAATGGGATTGCACCAGAAAAGTGATTGTGTGAGAGATCTAGCAGCTCGACGCCGGTTTTATAATAGGAACCGGTCCTTCAAGAAAATTAAAGCTTTAGATCAACTGCATCAGAAGATAATGCCACATGCATTGGATTTGGAAGCCAACCCTGCAACTCATTATGTGACATGTTTAAAAATGTTAACCGGGAAGAAGCATCCCAAAACCAGTTTGGTATAAAACCAAAAATGCCAGCATTTGAAACATCTAAATAATCAATCTTATTTTGTGATTTAAGCCAAGGCGGAAAAGAAGGCCCTAAAACACACGAGCTCATAAGAAGAAAAGATATTTGGAATGGCGGTATTCAATTGGTACTGACATTCATAGCGAATGAATTGGAAGACAGGACTAGAATCTTCAATTTTTCCCTGCCTTGAAAAATGGTCATCTGTTATCGTCCCTGTCAACTGATTGAAAGAAACATTGAAGTATGACAGCTTAGAAAGTTGTCCTAAACTATCTGGTAGAATACCATTTAATTTATTCTCTTCAAGCATCAAGACAGCGGGATTTTGCAGCAATCATATGGAAACAGGAATAGGACCTTCAAGCAAAAATTATGTGCAAGAGTGATATGATAGACTTCATCCATGGCAAGATCTTTCAAAGAGACAAGACCAGCCAACCAATGTATATTTTCAACCTGCAGGCTAAAAGATTTGAGATCAAGAGATTGCAAGTGAGAAAGGTTTCCAAAATGAGGTGGAATTAAACCAGAAAAAACAGCTTTTGACAGATTCAGATATTGCAAATTCATAAGTCATCCAAAGAACTTAGGAATTGGTATATTCCCTCAAATGTGTTGAAGCTCAAGTCTAAATGGCTTAATGACTTGAGTTTCATCAAAGATGGTTTTAGCTCACCACTTTGGTCCATTTTCCATACTTGAAGATGAATCAAATTGCAATGGACGCTGATTATGGAGATCGATTGCAACAACAGCACCTGAGATGTTATTGCAATATATTTTGTGCCTTTGACAACACTTGATTCAACAGCTAGAGCAATGCTAGTTAAAAGAAATAGAAAGTAACAAGCCATAAACTAATAATGCTAACAATCCAATTTGAGACATCTTTTCCATTGAGGTTTCTCTCACCCTTTGACTGTAAACTGATATCTATATCGGTTGTGAAAATCTCGGTCACAATCAAATCATTGTCTTTCATGccttattattattatttttgacAGACACATTATACTATATTATTAAGAAAAAAGAAGCCAACATTTGACAATTTCTTATCTATCCTAACACCGGAATGCAAAAGGTGTCATATTCAAAACTAAACTAAACGTTCTCAGAGTGACTACAAAATGCTTATATTAAAACTAACTGTATAAAGACCAATATATTAAATAATAGAATTAAATTATTGGTGTTTAGCTTTTGCTTGTGAGTTTACTCGTTTGGAAGTATGCATTCTTTTACTTTCTGTTGCAAAACATATTTTAAGTACTATGCATTGGCATCAAATAAAAAAATTTGAGCACTAGATATTTACATCTAAGTTTTAGGATATTTGTTTGGAAGTAATAAACTAACTCTTGGACTGTTGCTGAGATGCTTGGAATTGACCCTAAAGTCGCCTCACATTCCCTGTCCATCTAGAATAATGTCTCCTACATGGCTTAACACCATAAAAAACAGCCACCCGAGACGATTGAGGCCACCAAGAAGCCGGTAGAGAACCTCTTAAATGTCAACCTTGCAACCGAAGTCAAATATATCACCTGGTTGTCAAATGTTGCCATTgtaaaaacataaaataaaatatggTGAATATGCATTTAGTACTCTGATCTCAATAAGGCATGTCCTAATGATATTTACATCcactctgacataaacaaattGGTAGACAAGTATGTTAAATCTGTCCATAACCTTATGATTtttattaatataaaaattaagAACAAAATTCTAAACCAATCTCTAAGTCAAATATGACATCGACTCACATCCCTTAAACCCATACCAGAATTCAATCAGAGAATAAAAGCGGAAACATATCTGAATTTGTCATTGGAATCGTCGGAGATTTGGGGGTATGCAATCTTCTGATTTGTAGTGTTCCTTAGAATTCATTGAATCCTTCTTAagcaaaaaaataaataaatgaaaattATACTTTTCGAAACTTGATCACGTTAACACTAAATCGATTCACAAACACCAAAGATGAATATGATGATACACAAGGTATTCAATTGATTCAATTGTATAATCCACGAGGTGTCACATCTAAAAAAATATGATCCTTCGCGAAGCACTCGCGCGTTAGCGGAAAATGAttcgaacagagtcaccaccgaactttatttattccaaaagagaaaagaaaaaatatcgataaaacccttaaaagaaaatgaagattttcgtcgcaaccatattcaggTTCAAGAGTCGATTAGGTAAGGGGGAGGTCGTAacacccctcacgttcgttgtactcaacgggaaccatttagttaaatttgcgattgaatgttaacttatgttaattgttttcttcgagtgataaaaaatgcaaaaggaaaagaaaaggggtcgcaaaaagatttttattagggtgcttgacaagattgcgAGTCTTGCTCTTACGTATCCTCTGGTACAACgaggaattcaaagctacgtagttctgCGTAGAAAATTACATGTTGGTTGATTGCTTTGGAAGATTGTTGCTTTAGACATTTCGAGCCGTTAAACCTTTGCTTACTGCTCTCTCTTGGAGGTTGAAGCCTTTGTTTGTTTCGAGTCGAAATGGATAAAACGTATTCGTTTctgaaaaaggtttttgaaatcGTGCAATGACGAAAAATTATAGTTTAATTGGTTGAATTGCTTTGTTGGATGATAATTGCTCCAATGGTCGAGTTAGGCAACTCGTATCCAAACAATCACGAGGAGGAATAGTAAACACTAAACCATCTTgtttttcatccttaattgtaaaaggattaGATATTGTTAACGCAATTTGGATGGACGACGAATACTCGAATGATCGAGTTAGGAAACTTGTATCCAAGTATTAGGGGAAGGTAATAGTAGACACTAGACCACCTCCTTTTTCGTCTAAGTTCTTACGAAAATAAATTTGCTTATGAAAGGGTTTGAAGTGAATTAAATTAGAAGTTTTTAATGGATGACGATTATTCGAATGATCGAATTAGACATCTCGTATCCAAACAATCGAGGAGAAGAATAGTAGACACTAGACCATCTTCCTTTTcattcttttgtgaaatgatgtTTGATAAGGATTATGTGTTTTCATTTGAATTGGGAAAATGTGCTCGATGTTGGTCGAGGTTTTAATTTGCGTCGAAGCGAATTTTGAAGATGATTTGAAATGAATTGGATTTTGGAATGGTTTGAAAGTTGATTTTGAAAATGGGAACTTGGTGTAAATGATGAGATATTTTTGAAAGAAAACAAAACTAGAGGTTGATCAAGTGTTTTAACCttattttaaaaattttattTTATCGCGTATTCACTTTTATCTTGTTTAAATATCTAAGGTCTAAGTGAAAGGCTAGATAAATCCTGGATCAAGTAAAGGAACAAAATCAATAAAGACCAAACAATTCAAGCTGTCGCGGTTAAGAATCGAAGACCAAGCTATTGACTAGACTTGAttcatgaatcaaaatatcaccaccgAATTTTAATTTATCCAATGGAAGGGGAAAAGATTAAAAAATaacccaatatgtatatgcaaagctagaagattaacttaagctaagcaaagggggggggggggattcTAAGGTACGGACGGGGgtgtgttatgaaaagggaaggcattagaaccctaatcatctgtagtactatacaggaaccttttaaatatatgtgtttggtttaaaattgtttTCTATTTGATTGGGGAGGTGAGAAAAAAACCATcttttattgtttgatgatttaGAAAGACATTaagtcttatgcctacgtacccaTGAAGGATCAAGACCTCGTATTTCGAGTTCAAAAGTAAAAAGAGATTTGTTGGGGTTAattttatgagaaagagacaaattgtcatcttaagaagaaaactcacttttaaaccaccacaaacatgtggaagataaatatttgcatcaaattgaaagaagggctctcacttggatatagaatcaacaagtatgccacatacctcttccaaatggaaaagaatcaatatcaatctcaacaatgttatgaggtaggagatttaaatctcaactagggatgactcatgtctaataCTTTTATGAAAATGTTTTAAGCATGGAAAATCCAAAGTGGCAAAAAGGTTTAaattaagtttgtgttttttacgtcttatgaaaagatctttgaatatgcttaagtgttttgaagcatttgattaagaaataaaaggggaaaaaatgacctaagtcaaagtttattatgaaagtggtCATAAGAAGGAGAGAGATAGATAGAATCCTAAGGTTTACATTGAGGGGAACCTAAGATTGTACCTAGAAGTTTTGGATTAAGGGGAAGCAAAATTGTATAGGATGCAGATGAACACACACATGAAAAATGATAAGAATGTCATTATtcctttcccttggatataaacaataacaagGTTGACCATGCATTAACATTAAGGCACAAAATATGGCTAAATACAATGGTAATCACAAGGTGAGTGAGGTATGAATGACAATATTGATCATGGTTTTTAGGCATTGAGATGAACATAAACAATACATGAAGAAGTTTCACAtaacatcacaagacacaacacattgatggtgaagacaaaatcTTATTTGACATGGTAAAGATAttcattggtacatggtaaacacaacatgaatcaatttaggtcaaagATGCATGATATTATAAGTCTTTGCAAAATAAACATTaaacttgaatcaaagttcatgataagaccaaGCTTAAGTGGAAGCCCTAATCATGCATCAAGATGCTTCAAAAGATTCATCTAAACAAAACCCTAAGTTTCATCTAAATAATCAATCACTATTATTTTAAAACAAGGCCATTTAATCATGGTATAATGCCCAAAATATGATCATGTTTAAGCAAACAAAATGCTACCAACATCAAACAAGACCTAAACAAATATACATTGGTCACACAAACATCTATGATCACTTATAACAAGGAAACAGTAAAAGAAAATCAATTAAAAGGCCtaaaaacaacataaaatgcactagttttctatctaataaaaatggtcaaaataaatattattttttgggatttttttgtggattcataatgaacacatggcaaaaagaatgggtcaaaaatgttaagggatcatgaagttatgaagaaaaatgaacatttaacaagtgAGAAAAAAGAAACATTACACTAGCCAAGTTCAAACCCATGTCCTTGGGGTTCCATGCACTGTTTGGAAAATTAAAAACCAAAGTCTGGGGCGAGGGGGATTTGAACCCTAAACCTTTTAGTTGTAAGTGACTTAGGGTGTGCGCTTCTACCACTGGGGTGACTATACATCCATTCATTATAACACAAG from Lathyrus oleraceus cultivar Zhongwan6 chromosome 7, CAAS_Psat_ZW6_1.0, whole genome shotgun sequence encodes the following:
- the LOC127105635 gene encoding uncharacterized protein LOC127105635, with translation MANVLKGGSVVMLSFFSSRTTTLSRTSTTTKTHCSFLPKFPFFSLSSSSRPKTPSGFPSYCTLASDPVPEAIAAETNSNGENDKSIKDAAGLLDIRVGRIIRAWKHDEAETLYVEEVDIGEPEPRIICSGLVNYIPLEHLQGKKVIVLSNLKPRNMRGVKSCGMLMAASDSKHENVELLFPPEEANPGERIWFGSKDEKDNQPEAAKPNQIQKKKIWELVQPHLKTDVSCTAMLGEHVMSTSVGTVACQSLQNANIS